The Temnothorax longispinosus isolate EJ_2023e chromosome 4, Tlon_JGU_v1, whole genome shotgun sequence genome has a window encoding:
- the LOC139811792 gene encoding uncharacterized protein translates to CHFACVHHHQLHLEQLKLVTRCSARNGANDTNVSLPTGTITTPRTPETHAYYIPHVDVTNTQIHKSVVAADNTCARNDILFATEERSISAIDKKQCYSTDFGSPCDSRKIPSDASDEVHPDSQWKAENYNEQQATTRNNEATIRAVSNVGHVYEEIRAIKEPRSSLHEYDIRDYYENYSPATAKTLIDTLFLPQHAICKECARTKGSPVYTDRLIYTKESLLAVEVVLCQHDDVSCFKYPREDSTDTFCSQYDQSSRDCMLVYSYAKTNAGGIFYSHCWPRDVFDLQSLLKPSIRVVNRAPCNLIVNTQLYHRCINSYHVRTSRAGCAPMTFYHDRDTLMSCTKRTSHNDPQDPLIYQVHRLRDDDTGEHRRNRSSLLLLEPLLLMPESADSERREDIKNRTSRTERITIIRIIMAYVLSFLILTSITFYVVYFT, encoded by the coding sequence TGTCACTTTGCGTGTGTTCACCACCATCAGCTACATTTAGagcaattaaaattagtaACGAGATGTAGTGCTAGGAACGGAGCGAATGACACGAACGTGAGTCTTCCCACCGGAACAATAACGACACCGCGCACACCGGAAACACACGCATATTATATCCCGCACGTAGACGTAACAAACACGCAAATCCACAAATCTGTAGTCGCTGCTGACAATACATGCGCAAGAAATGATATTCTGTTTGCTACCGAGGAAAGATCGATTTCTGCGATTGATAAAAAACAATGCTACAGCACAGATTTCGGTAGCCCGTGCGATTCGAGAAAGATTCCATCAGATGCGAGTGATGAGGTACATCCTGATAGTCAATGGAAAGCTGAGAATTACAACGAACAACAGGCGACAACTAGAAACAACGAAGCTACTATTCGAGCCGTATCAAACGTCGGTCACGTTTACGAGGAAATTAGAGCTATTAAAGAGCCACGCAGCAGTTTGCATGAATACGACATTCGAGATTACTACGAGAACTATAGCCCCGCTACCGCGAAGACTTTGATAGACACGCTTTTCCTGCCGCAACACGCAATTTGCAAGGAGTGTGCAAGAACGAAAGGCAGTCCGGTCTACACTGATCGTTTGATATACACGAAAGAGTCGTTACTCGCCGTAGAGGTAGTTCTGTGTCAACACGACGATGTTTCATGCTTCAAGTATCCGCGCGAGGATTCCACAGATACTTTCTGTTCGCAATACGATCAAAGTAGTCGAGATTGCATGCTGGTCTACAGTTACGCGAAGACCAACGCCGGgggtatattttattctcacTGCTGGCCCCGAGATGTCTTCGATTTGCAATCGCTATTGAAACCGAGCATCCGCGTTGTAAATCGCGCTCCCTGCAACCTCATAGTGAATACCCAGTTGTATCATCGCTGCATAAATAGCTATCACGTGAGAACATCAAGAGCTGGCTGCGCACCCATGACGTTTTATCACGATCGTGACACTCTGATGAGCTGCACGAAACGCACTAGCCATAACGATCCACAAGATCCGCTGATTTATCAGGTGCACCGATTGAGGGATGATGATACCGGCGAACATCGGAGGAACAGGTCGAGTTTGTTGCTGCTAGAACCATTGCTGCTAATGCCGGAATCGGCGGATTCTGAGCGTCGGGAGGACATTAAGAATAGGACCTCGCGAACGGAACgcataacaattattagaataataatgGCCTACGTGTTATCATTTCTTATTCTCACGAGCATTACATTTTACGTCGTTTATTTTACCTAG
- the LOC139811787 gene encoding LMBR1 domain-containing protein 2 homolog, whose translation MALSAVVTEMIAAFLVAGTLLFKYGNVFRHHIAVTISVLIAWYFSLLTIFMLPLDVSLTVFRQCVEQNIHNSTKDLNNTTSVPYTTCKEPWPNVPENVFPNLWRIVYWTSQCLTWLILPLMQSYIKAGDFTVRGKLKSALIDNAIYYGSYLFICGILLIYIALKPGLDLDGQKLKAIASSASNTWGLFLLVLLLGYALVKVPRGLWNASKPGYTLNYSYFKVAKLSLDKCEAEETVDDILESLQIATISIGPGHPFHCNLETIFQKIPAELKDRMNRRQLPDDTPTDTPSEKSLIRLHRQTIKALQTLQRIETQWGILVDAIFDLEDVAKNQVSHDRRFKQSFPMHRPLPFRIIYNPVVEWYWKCIVKDYVLKAAAICTGCLSVAVVWSEVTFFNKSPVLSLFAQFLNLAKRNYDYFTIEMLSTLIIAYLCYCAYSTVLKIRVLNLYYLAPHHQTNEYSLIFSGMMLCRLTPPMCLNFLGLIHMDSHIIKTHILETHYTQVMGHMDVISIISDGFNVYFPMAILAFCLATYFSIGSRLLSMLGFQQFLDDDEFTTDLVDEGRELIKRERRKRQRAEDSMYRRRELQERFNISAGTGSRYRTSRQSTDTVRPLKRDESIESARAGLLHDFDPSEYYIGMTFGGDSYGANRCDMENQGDIDSFDPSNARAFSTSTSRVGPPPRGLFDDI comes from the exons ATGGCTCTCAGCGCGGTCGTAACGGAGATGATAGCGGCATTCCTGGTGGCTGGAACTTTGCTCTTCAAGTATGGAAACGTGTTTCGACATCACATTGCGGTCACTATCTCTGTGTTGATAGCTTGGTACTTTTCCCTATTAACAATCTTCATGCTACCGTTGGATGTCTCTTTG ACGGTATTCAGGCAATGCGTAGAACAGAATATACACAACAGCACCAAGGATCTCAATAATACGACTTCCGTACCGTATACCACTTGCAAAGAGCCTTGGCCCAACGTGCCGGAGAATGTATTTCCAAATCTGTGGAGGATAGTTTACTGGACGTCGCAGTGCCTGACGTGGTTGATACTCCCATTGATGCAGTCCTATATAAAAGCGGGAGATTTCACCGTACGCGGAAAGTTAAAGTCCGCTTTAATAGATAACGCTATATATTACGGCAGTTACTTGTTTATATGCGGTATACTCTTGATATACATTGCGTTGAAACCTGGCTTAGATCTTGATGG GCAAAAATTGAAAGCCATAGCATCATCTGCATCCAATACGTGgggtttatttttattagtctTACTGCTCGGTTACGCCCTCGTAAAGGTACCTCGAGGATTATGGAATGCCAGCAAGCCTGGATACACTTTAAACTACAGCTATTTCAAGGTGGCGAAATTAAGTTTAGACAAGTGCGAAGCGGAAGAGACGGTGGACGACATACTCGAG tCGCTGCAAATTGCAACAATATCCATTGGGCCCGGTCATCCGTTCCATTGCAATCTGGAAACGATCTTTCAAAAGATACCCGCAGAATTGAAGGATCGAATGAACAGAAGGCAATTGCCCGATGACACTCCAACAGATACACCTTCCGAAAAATCTCTAATTCGTCTACATAGACAG actaTAAAAGCGCTGCAGACCTTACAGCGCATAGAAACTCAATGGGGCATTTTAGTGGATGCGATATTTGATTTGGAAGATGTAGCGAAGAATCAAGTGAGTCATGATAGAAGATTTAAACAGTCTTTCCCTATGCATCGTCCGCTTCCGTTTCGTATTATTTACAATCCTGTTGTCG aatggTACTGGAAATGTATCGTGAAGGATTACGTTTTAAAGGCAGCTGCTATTTGCACCGGCTGCTTGTCAGTAGCCGTGGTATGGTCAGAAGTAACATTCTTCAACAAGTCTCCTGTGTTGTCTTTATTCGCCCAGTTTCTGAATTTAGCAAAGagaaattatgattattttacgATAGAG ATGTTATCCACATTGATCATCGCATACCTTTGCTATTGCGCTTATTCGACAGTCTTGAAGATACGAGTATTGAATCTCTATTACTTGGCACCTCATCATCAAACGAACGAGTACAGTTTGATATTCAGCGGTATGATGCTGTGTCGCTTAACTCCGCCCATGTGTCTTAATTTTCTCGGACTTATTCACATGGATTCCCACATCATCAAAACTCATATCCTGGAAACGCATTATACGCAA GTGATGGGTCATATGGATGTCATTTCCATAATATCCGATGGATTTAACGTATACTTTCCCATGGCAATTCTGGCGTTCTGCTTAGCGACATATTTTAGCATAGGCAGTAGATTGCTTTCTATGCTAGGCTTTCAACAATTCCTTGACGATGACGAGTTCACGACGGATCTCGTGGACGAGGGAAGAGAACTTATAAAAAGAG AGAGACGTAAACGGCAAAGAGCGGAAGATTCTATGTACAGACGACGCGAGTTGCAGGAAAGATTCAATATTTCGGCAGGTACAGGATCGCGTTACAGGACATCTCGACAAAGCACGGACACtg TACGGCCGTTAAAACGAGACGAGTCAATCGAGTCCGCGAGAGCGGGCCTGTTGCACGATTTCGATCCCTCGGAGTATTACATCGGTATGACATTCGGCGGAGACAGCTATGGTGCAAATCGGTGTGATATGGAAAACCAGGGCGATATTGATTCGTTCGATCCAAGTAACGCGAGAGCATTTTCCACGAGTACAAGTCGCGTAGGTCCTCCACCGAGAGGATTGTTTGATGATATTTAA